A part of Ferviditalea candida genomic DNA contains:
- the rhaS gene encoding rhamnose ABC transporter substrate-binding protein — protein MKKLLSAVLVMVMSLSLLAGCGSATKDNASQGGNTSAEPGKQPSETAKPADNGSGAKKKFAIVFKNTGNPYGEKMMEGYKNAIEELGGEVIMKAPDQPTAEAQIQIIEELIAQKVDAIAIAANDPDALQPALTKAMDRGIKVLSLDSAVNAKSRMVHINQADPERIGRVEIQAIYDMIGGKGDIAVLSATSQATNQNTWIEWMKKELQDPKYKDMKLVKVAYGDDLRDKSVSETEGLLKSFPNLKGIIAPTTVGIAAAGKVLTDKGLKGKVQLTGLGLPSEMAEYIESGVCQWMYLWNPIDVGYLAGYAADNLVKGSITGKVGDKFNAGRLGDKEVVQDGEGTQVMLGDPFKFDAKNIGEWKKVY, from the coding sequence GTGAAAAAGTTGTTGTCAGCTGTATTAGTTATGGTGATGTCTTTGTCGTTGCTGGCAGGATGCGGCAGTGCGACGAAAGACAACGCAAGCCAAGGGGGAAACACGAGCGCGGAACCCGGCAAGCAGCCGAGCGAAACCGCAAAACCGGCGGATAACGGAAGCGGCGCTAAAAAGAAATTCGCGATTGTGTTTAAAAACACCGGTAATCCCTATGGGGAAAAAATGATGGAGGGCTATAAGAACGCCATCGAAGAACTGGGCGGCGAAGTGATCATGAAAGCGCCGGACCAGCCGACCGCTGAAGCGCAAATCCAAATTATCGAAGAGCTCATCGCTCAAAAGGTGGATGCCATTGCGATTGCGGCCAACGATCCGGATGCTTTGCAGCCCGCTTTGACCAAAGCGATGGATCGGGGAATCAAGGTGCTTTCGCTTGACTCTGCAGTAAATGCCAAAAGCCGCATGGTTCATATCAATCAGGCGGACCCTGAAAGAATCGGCCGTGTCGAAATCCAGGCGATCTATGACATGATCGGCGGAAAAGGCGACATCGCCGTACTGAGCGCAACTTCGCAAGCGACGAACCAAAATACGTGGATCGAATGGATGAAAAAAGAGCTTCAAGATCCCAAATATAAAGATATGAAGCTGGTTAAAGTGGCATACGGGGACGATCTTCGGGATAAGAGCGTATCCGAGACGGAAGGATTGCTTAAATCTTTCCCGAATCTGAAGGGGATTATTGCTCCGACGACAGTTGGTATTGCGGCAGCGGGCAAGGTGCTGACCGATAAGGGCCTGAAAGGCAAAGTGCAGCTTACCGGTCTGGGACTTCCCAGCGAAATGGCGGAGTATATCGAGAGCGGTGTATGCCAATGGATGTACTTGTGGAATCCGATTGACGTAGGTTATCTTGCGGGATACGCCGCAGACAATCTGGTCAAGGGCTCGATCACCGGAAAAGTCGGCGATAAGTTTAATGCAGGACGTTTGGGTGACAAGGAAGTTGTTCAGGACGGAGAAGGAACGCAAGTGATGCTTGGGGATCCGTTTAAATTTGACGCGAAGAACATCGGGGAATGGAAGAAGGTTTATTAA
- a CDS encoding ABC transporter permease, translating into MLQRVILDKRDFKLKTVFFQWEWMLVLLFILVNVMNANLSPYYLDYDNLRDATMGFLDKAFIVLPMVFVMILADIDISVASIVALSSVVMAVLYNSGVPMVLAILISLAVGTLAGLINGLLIVKFKELSAVIVTLITMILYRGIAYIILEDQASGNFPAWFKFFGWGYIGGVPFILIAFVMLAILFGIVLHKTTFGRTVYAIGSNPTASMFSGVQVNRVKLIVFTLTGLMSAVTAVFLTSKMGSTRPNVANMYELEVIAMVVLGGISTAGGKGKMIGAIIAVFLVGLLRYGLGLINVAAQTQLIIIGALLIVSVLIANLKRRKS; encoded by the coding sequence GTGCTGCAGAGAGTCATTTTGGACAAAAGGGACTTCAAGCTGAAAACTGTATTTTTTCAATGGGAATGGATGCTGGTATTGCTGTTTATCCTCGTCAACGTGATGAATGCGAATCTTTCTCCCTACTATTTGGATTACGATAATTTGCGGGATGCCACAATGGGCTTCCTCGATAAAGCGTTTATCGTTCTGCCGATGGTTTTTGTGATGATTCTCGCCGATATCGATATTTCAGTGGCATCGATTGTAGCCCTCTCATCGGTTGTGATGGCTGTTTTGTACAACAGCGGGGTTCCGATGGTGTTGGCGATTCTCATCAGCCTGGCGGTCGGCACCCTTGCCGGATTGATCAACGGCCTGCTGATTGTCAAATTCAAGGAATTGTCAGCGGTCATCGTAACGTTGATCACCATGATCTTATACCGGGGAATTGCTTATATCATTCTGGAGGATCAGGCATCCGGCAATTTTCCCGCTTGGTTCAAATTTTTCGGATGGGGTTATATCGGAGGGGTTCCATTTATTCTGATTGCGTTTGTTATGCTCGCAATCCTCTTCGGGATAGTGCTTCACAAAACCACTTTCGGCCGAACTGTTTATGCAATTGGAAGCAATCCCACGGCGAGCATGTTCTCCGGCGTTCAAGTCAACAGGGTCAAGCTGATCGTTTTTACATTGACAGGCCTGATGTCAGCCGTAACAGCTGTTTTTCTCACATCCAAAATGGGCAGCACAAGGCCGAACGTCGCAAATATGTACGAATTGGAAGTGATCGCGATGGTCGTTCTTGGCGGGATCAGCACCGCCGGGGGGAAGGGTAAAATGATCGGCGCAATCATCGCTGTTTTCCTCGTCGGCTTGCTTCGGTACGGTCTGGGATTAATCAACGTTGCCGCGCAGACGCAGCTGATCATCATCGGAGCGCTGTTGATCGTTTCTGTCTTAATTGCCAATTTAAAGCGAAGAAAGTCATGA
- a CDS encoding ABC transporter permease codes for MSKAMNFRELGLFGFIILLAILVQLRNPNFLTLENIDDLLTNTAILSILAIGMMLVIVTRGIDLSVGSTLALSGMITALTVSKFPDLHPLLAILLGTLIGLISGSILGILVSKVGILPIIATLGMMNVYRGLTFTISGGKWISAHQMPESFKNIATGSVLGINTLIFVALIIYAVSYYFINHTRTGRQIYAVGSNPESAKISGIHNDRILWLIYTVMGGLSGLAGVLWVAKFASAQGDTAMGYELSVIAACVLGGVSIAGGSGKISGIILGSLLLGILNNALPLLNISPFWQMAIQGTVILIAVLVNALVKRSVERNHLLGRRI; via the coding sequence ATGTCGAAAGCGATGAATTTTAGAGAGCTGGGTTTGTTCGGATTCATCATTCTTCTGGCGATATTAGTGCAATTGCGGAATCCGAATTTTCTTACCTTGGAGAATATTGACGACCTGCTGACGAATACCGCGATTTTAAGCATTCTCGCGATCGGCATGATGCTTGTCATTGTGACGAGGGGAATCGACTTGTCTGTCGGTTCGACGTTGGCATTATCGGGAATGATTACGGCGCTTACGGTCAGTAAATTTCCGGATCTGCATCCATTGTTGGCGATTTTGCTTGGAACGCTTATCGGTTTAATCAGCGGATCGATTCTGGGGATATTGGTTTCCAAGGTGGGGATTCTTCCGATTATCGCCACGCTTGGCATGATGAATGTTTATCGGGGCTTGACCTTTACGATCAGCGGCGGGAAATGGATCAGCGCCCATCAGATGCCGGAAAGCTTTAAGAATATTGCAACAGGATCCGTACTGGGAATCAATACGCTGATTTTTGTCGCTTTAATCATTTATGCCGTCTCTTATTACTTCATTAATCATACCCGGACAGGCAGACAAATTTATGCGGTCGGCAGCAATCCGGAATCCGCCAAAATCAGCGGAATTCACAACGATCGAATTTTATGGTTAATTTACACCGTTATGGGAGGATTGTCGGGACTGGCCGGTGTGCTTTGGGTCGCAAAATTCGCATCGGCGCAAGGCGATACCGCCATGGGTTATGAATTGAGCGTAATTGCTGCCTGTGTGCTCGGCGGAGTGAGCATTGCCGGAGGCAGCGGCAAGATTTCGGGCATTATTCTGGGTTCCCTGCTGCTGGGTATTTTAAACAATGCGCTTCCTCTTCTGAATATATCCCCATTTTGGCAAATGGCCATTCAAGGGACGGTCATTCTGATCGCAGTTCTCGTGAACGCACTTGTGAAGAGAAGTGTCGAACGAAATCATTTGTTGGGGAGGAGGATCTAG
- a CDS encoding sugar ABC transporter ATP-binding protein, with translation MAEFALELKGITKTFPGVKALDHVHFKLKRGEIHALMGENGAGKSTFIKIITGVHAQDEGEIYLDGVKVDLKDPNHAKKMGIAAIYQHVTCYPDLSVTENIFMGHEKLQKGTRRILWKQMHNQARKLLEELGADFDPKTQMGALSVAQQQIVEIAKALSADAKIIIMDEPTAALTMRESEELYKITEKLRDRGASIIFISHRFEDMYRLAGNVTVFRDGKYIGTWGVHDISNEELIVAMVGREVTQLFPDRKHEIGGELLRLEGLGKTGFFADVSFTLHKGEILGLTGLVGAGRSEVCQSIFGISPYDQGKVYVEGKEMNIRKPLDAIELGIGYLPEDRQKQGLILQWDIVSNVTLSALKKFASKGWISRAKERQTAKQLTEKVNVKANSVFDLVSSLSGGNQQKVVVAKLLTSDLKIIILDEPTKGVDVGAKSAIYEIISELAAQGYGIILVSSEMPEVMGMSDTIVVMREGRVTGCLDRKEATQEAILEASMLNKSALETSAV, from the coding sequence ATGGCTGAATTTGCGCTTGAATTGAAAGGGATTACAAAAACGTTTCCAGGCGTCAAAGCGCTGGATCATGTTCATTTCAAATTGAAGCGGGGAGAAATCCATGCATTGATGGGAGAGAATGGCGCCGGCAAATCCACATTTATTAAAATCATCACCGGCGTCCATGCCCAGGATGAAGGGGAAATCTATCTGGACGGAGTGAAGGTCGATCTGAAGGATCCGAATCACGCCAAAAAAATGGGGATTGCCGCAATCTATCAGCATGTGACCTGTTATCCGGACTTAAGTGTGACTGAAAATATTTTCATGGGACATGAAAAGCTGCAAAAAGGCACAAGAAGAATTCTGTGGAAACAAATGCATAACCAGGCGAGAAAATTATTGGAGGAATTGGGCGCCGATTTTGATCCGAAAACGCAAATGGGAGCATTAAGTGTCGCCCAGCAGCAAATCGTCGAAATCGCCAAAGCGCTCTCCGCCGACGCAAAAATCATTATCATGGATGAACCTACGGCTGCGCTCACGATGAGAGAGAGCGAGGAGCTGTATAAAATAACGGAAAAATTGAGGGACCGCGGCGCATCGATTATTTTTATCTCGCATCGCTTCGAGGATATGTATCGGTTGGCCGGCAATGTGACGGTTTTCAGGGATGGGAAATATATCGGCACATGGGGAGTCCATGATATTTCCAATGAAGAGCTGATTGTGGCGATGGTTGGACGCGAAGTGACGCAATTGTTTCCCGACAGGAAGCATGAGATCGGCGGGGAATTGCTGCGGCTTGAAGGGCTGGGGAAAACCGGATTCTTTGCGGATGTTTCCTTTACGCTTCACAAGGGCGAGATTCTTGGGCTCACAGGTCTTGTCGGAGCGGGAAGAAGCGAGGTTTGCCAGTCGATTTTCGGAATTAGTCCATACGATCAAGGCAAAGTGTATGTGGAAGGAAAAGAGATGAATATCCGCAAGCCGTTGGATGCCATCGAGCTTGGAATCGGTTATTTGCCCGAGGACCGGCAAAAGCAGGGGCTCATTCTGCAATGGGATATAGTCAGCAACGTGACATTATCCGCGTTGAAGAAATTTGCCAGCAAGGGGTGGATAAGCCGCGCCAAAGAAAGACAGACGGCAAAGCAATTGACGGAAAAAGTAAATGTGAAAGCAAACAGCGTCTTTGATCTGGTCAGCTCGTTATCCGGAGGCAATCAGCAAAAAGTCGTTGTGGCTAAACTTCTGACCTCCGATTTGAAGATCATCATTTTGGATGAGCCGACCAAAGGTGTGGATGTCGGGGCCAAGTCGGCGATTTATGAGATTATCAGCGAGCTTGCCGCTCAGGGGTATGGGATCATTCTGGTTTCCTCGGAAATGCCCGAAGTGATGGGAATGAGCGATACCATCGTTGTGATGCGGGAAGGCAGAGTGACGGGATGCCTTGACCGGAAGGAAGCGACGCAGGAAGCGATTCTTGAAGCGTCGATGCTAAATAAATCTGCGTTGGAAACATCAGCAGTATAA
- a CDS encoding helix-turn-helix transcriptional regulator, with the protein MLPNARQQALSLINYRLLFGGNQVFRSTMEEHPETRPGSKADSGVYPLVQHLRRSIEQADMDEAEIEVQRVFDELGKMESPASIQRAVQYMMIQIHSVWMENSHGDELAIPLEEALQNVNRAANLSQLREHVTDLLGMAIRHIQQARQKENAKPVEQAKSWIEENLGSEITIKKIADSVYMNPTYFCQYFKIQTGETILDFVTRKRMEKAKELLRDPQLKMYEISARIGYHDTKYFSRLFKQWTGQSPSQYRDQHIKQ; encoded by the coding sequence ATGCTTCCGAACGCCAGACAGCAAGCGCTGTCGCTCATCAATTACCGGCTGCTGTTCGGCGGGAATCAGGTGTTCCGGTCGACCATGGAAGAGCATCCGGAAACAAGGCCGGGCAGCAAGGCCGATTCTGGCGTTTATCCGCTGGTTCAGCATCTGAGGCGTTCAATCGAGCAGGCAGATATGGATGAAGCTGAAATCGAAGTCCAGCGGGTCTTTGACGAGCTGGGAAAAATGGAGTCCCCGGCATCCATACAGCGTGCGGTTCAGTATATGATGATTCAGATCCATTCTGTCTGGATGGAGAATTCCCATGGCGATGAGCTTGCGATTCCGCTTGAAGAGGCCCTGCAAAATGTAAACAGAGCGGCGAATCTGAGCCAGTTGAGAGAGCACGTAACGGATCTGCTCGGGATGGCCATCCGGCACATTCAGCAAGCGCGACAAAAAGAAAACGCAAAGCCGGTGGAGCAGGCTAAGTCATGGATTGAGGAAAACCTGGGCAGCGAGATTACGATCAAGAAAATCGCCGATTCCGTTTACATGAATCCGACTTATTTCTGCCAATATTTTAAAATTCAAACCGGGGAAACGATTCTTGATTTTGTGACAAGGAAGCGGATGGAGAAAGCCAAGGAACTGCTCCGCGATCCGCAGCTGAAAATGTATGAAATCAGCGCAAGAATCGGCTATCACGATACCAAGTATTTCAGCCGTCTGTTTAAGCAGTGGACAGGGCAATCGCCTTCGCAGTACCGGGATCAGCATATCAAACAATAG